The genomic segment GTGTCTGGAGGCAACACGCGAGGTGTCGTGCAACGTGAGACTCCCGAGTGGCTCTGCGCAGCATAGTTTTTATGGGGTTGAAGAAGTTCTGCTACGCGATGTTGGCTGTACAGATGCGGTGCTAACGGATGTGGTGCGACTGCTGATCTCAAATATCGACGGAGTCATTCCAGGCTCGATGGAGCACAGTAGCGCAGCACACGAGCTTGTCGACTTGGACACCGTCCCTGAAGAAGAGGTGCGTCACGCGCTTCTCAACGAGGCGCGCCTCCTGGCAGGTATTCGTGCAGAGAAGGGCAACCCAAACACGGAGAATGCCGAAGACGGCTGTCTCATGCCGTACACCTACCTGCCATCTCTGAGGCTGCTGGACCTCTCTGAGAACTCCTTCAATTCAGCTGCACTTATTGGCGCTGTAATGGCTGGAGCTGCTCTACGTGCATCAtacgccccctcccacacgtCCGACTCGGCGGTAGCGGAGCACCGCACGCAGCCCAATCATGAGGGCCTCGTGTGGCGTCATATGGGCCTgagtgctgctggtggagaGCATGGCTTCGCCTTAGGTTTGGAGGAGTGTGGGCTCTCAGACACGGTCTTGGCGCAGTTTCCGCTTTCCCTTGAGCTGCTACGAGCGGAGATGTCAGAGGACGAGAAGCTACTGCTTTACCCAGCTAACTGCACTACCCCCGTTCTGCCACGGCATCCGGTACTCCCTTCGTCGCGCAGGTGCACCTGGTACCTTGGCGGCAACCATCTCACTCACTCAGCGCTCCTTCGTCTGCGGAAGTTTACAAAAAACATGACGCTGTGTACCTCCGTGCACAGCCAGCTGTGCTCTGTTAACGCCTATGTGGAACGGAATGCAATACTCCATCCCGCTACcactgtggaggagggggagcaaGAGGACCGGACagcagccgccgtcgccagtGATGCAGTATTGTGGGCCGGCATAACCGCTTTGGAAGACAGTGCCTCAAGCAGTGGCATCACCAAGCAAGCCGCCTCAGGAAGCGACACGACTTTTGCCGGACGCTATTCAGCTCTTTACGACTTGAAGAGGCTCCGAGTGAGTTGGCATCAACTTCCATCCTTGTTCAACCTCGAGGCTGTGGAAGAGGCCCGCGATCCTTCACAGTTTTCCAGTGCGCTGAAGCCGCTCCAGCGGTGTGAGAGGCAGACCAGTGCAACTCCTTTCTGCACCTGTCCGCACCATTCCGGCCCCAGCAGCACTTCTGGTGTTGGATCGTCGGCACACTTTGTGGCTGTTGCCCCGCTGGAAACGTGGGGCCGCCACGCGGGTGCACACCTCTTCAGCCGCTCCAGTGGCGAGCCTGGACCTTCTCTCATCCAAGCGGATCGAGTCGCTGCTCAGCCAGTGGACATGATGCACTTCCACGATGAAGATGCTGCGTTGTGGGCACTATCATCAACGATGACGGGAAGCACCAGTGGCTTTATCGATGCCTTCATTGCCGAGGCGGAACGGGTTATGTGGGAGCGCCGCCAGTGTGTAGAACAGATGGACCACCAAGTCATGAGTGCAGAGCTGCTGTCGTATCTACCCTCTCCAACACCATCTCACAGTGATGGCAGCCGTATGTGACGCGAGCCCCGGAGGCGCAGCATCCGAGAGGATGGAAGGTCACATGTATGCGTCAGAGCTTGTCTGTACCTGCGTGTGTTCGAGCAACACCAAATAAGCAAGCTTAAACCCTAATCGAAGCGGAATCAAGTGGACCTGCCTGCAGATGACCCCGCGAGAGGGACAACGTATACACACAAGGGTGGTGAGAGTGCGGCACGACGCCACACCAGTGAAGTAGATATGGCCTGGATGCCGTACAAGTTGCTCAGCCTCTCactttccttctttctcaCATGTACgtcaatttttttttttgaggaTGGCACGCCGTACCGCACATTTTCTATACTGCACAACGAGGTAAGTCGAAATCCCGTCTCCAGTCGCGTCTACCGCCATCACCCCCTCagccttcctctctcctctagCGCTCTTCAGGCagtgcgtgagtgtgtggaCCCCTGCACGGGGCCCCTTTTCTTCACGACAGTGCGAAGTGTATTCTATCTTAACCCGTGCATACACTGCAAACCGAGACCTGCCCCCTTCCCTGCAGAcgttttttgggggggaggtggggaggcTTCGAATGTCCGCACAACGGATCGGATTACCCTCGCACCTTCCTCATCCCTTCCTCCATTCTTCACTGATTTTCTCGGCCTAACAAGGAGGACTTCCCGCAGTCCTggtctcctccctctttacCTTCAAAAATGAGTGAACCATGCGTCTTCAAGGGTTGCCCCAGCGTGGCTTTGGTGGTACTGCCCAAGTGCGAGTACTGCGAGCAGCGCTACTGCACCAGTCATATGTTGCCTGAGCGGCACGGGTGCGGCGACGCGTGCAAGAACGCGGCACGGCGACaagccaccgccgacgcagcagcgcagcggcgggccCGTCGGCACCTCGGCAATGAGGATGCAAAGAAGCGACTAGACAAGAAGTTGGGGGCGAGCGAGGCGGCCCGTAGAAAGAAGACAAAGTCaactcaccccccccccacaaaaaaaaatgagtTGACATGCGTGGAGACACACGAAGAAGCCGAGACGGCGAGCCTCGGCTTGGAGAGTGACGACTCCCAACAAAGGCGAAAACGAGAAACACGAGACGTCAGGTACAGGCGGCTGCCTCTCTGActgcgtcgccgtcgctttCCATCAccatcctctctccctgttcATTGGCGACCATCGTCACGTGCCCCATCCCGGACAGCTCACTGAAGTCCAGAGAAAGAAGTTTCTGTTAGCGTTACAGATTGGTTAAGCAGCCAAAGGGAACGTAGCGAGGGACGGGcgccccttttctccttccctctcacaGGCGTTCTCTCTTCACATGTCTACGCTTCAGcggcatctgctgctgccaggaTATGaggagcgaaagggagagactCGCCACAGGTGAGGTTGTGGTgttgtgtgcatgtgtgtatgtgtgagtgCGTTGTGGTGGACGGATACAAGCATATCTGCGCCCCTGATCACTGTCAGCAAAGGATCCACGAGTTGAGGAAATCTTGACCTTGTCGAGTACGAATGTGACATTTTATATTGCCCTCTACACCTCCCTTCCGCACTACCTCTTCTTCGCAGGTTTGGATAcaacttctctcttcccttctggtctccccctctttttccgaAAGCTTGAGAACCCACTGTCCGaacccaccacacacacaccctccccttttttctcaaCTTGCGCCCTTGAGCGTTTTAGGAGAGACGTGTATCACCATTGCAGTCAagcccccaccaccaccaccaccacgttTCACTGACAACTTTACCCACGCCACAACCGCAGGTTCAAGTACCGCCGCAGTAGTCATGTCCAACAAGTACAAATCCTTCTACGAGAacgatggcagcggccggGACACCTTCATCAACTACGCCGCCGCGTACTGGATGAACCCGCTGCCGGCCGGCACCTTCTTCAAGAGTAGAGAGCACCTGGCACAGCCAGGCGCGCCGACGGAGAACGGAACTTCCCTCATGATGGACGACAGTACTCCATACCCAGGCCGCACCCTGTTCGGCAAATCACGCTATGGCACTACCGTTCTCGCAGCAGACCAGGCCGCCGCCCTTGGCACCGCGGACGAT from the Leishmania panamensis strain MHOM/PA/94/PSC-1 chromosome 28 sequence genome contains:
- a CDS encoding hypothetical protein (TriTrypDB/GeneDB-style sysID: LpmP.28.1250), whose translation is MIPSLDASTVDQQSAESYACGCLHTLRADRWKRGKPIRWCIPENVSLTDICGSEEGAAEKKNKDSAEADVLAKLISALSSHWLVSFSIEGHSEVTALDVQQWAARLGSSAPAMAPAAPWSSIRIANLSGCSLGDAGVQALLSKVFPTSTAASASSEKGPSDAMSAPHRAVLPLLESLILDGVGLTDRGAVWVTSYLNEVARCMEDARPDNTRDDASFSSSKRSLLHTLSLQRNTLGAVGVLTLLHTSLVNPLSTGGLRSHIVETVDLSWNSLTSVSCGCDGGGEHSSAARRKLLIALGAGMVQSISERQRLATAAAAVPPCCGVLLLQGCGVEEADVRALCTDGLLFAFLQRFREVAYSEMHGPWDSPARQASQPLFFAQLTKVDLSHNPYLGDTGVQQLLRALLCLEATREVSCNVRLPSGSAQHSFYGVEEVLLRDVGCTDAVLTDVVRLLISNIDGVIPGSMEHSSAAHELVDLDTVPEEEVRHALLNEARLLAGIRAEKGNPNTENAEDGCLMPYTYLPSLRLLDLSENSFNSAALIGAVMAGAALRASYAPSHTSDSAVAEHRTQPNHEGLVWRHMGLSAAGGEHGFALGLEECGLSDTVLAQFPLSLELLRAEMSEDEKLLLYPANCTTPVLPRHPVLPSSRRCTWYLGGNHLTHSALLRLRKFTKNMTLCTSVHSQLCSVNAYVERNAILHPATTVEEGEQEDRTAAAVASDAVLWAGITALEDSASSSGITKQAASGSDTTFAGRYSALYDLKRLRVSWHQLPSLFNLEAVEEARDPSQFSSALKPLQRCERQTSATPFCTCPHHSGPSSTSGVGSSAHFVAVAPLETWGRHAGAHLFSRSSGEPGPSLIQADRVAAQPVDMMHFHDEDAALWALSSTMTGSTSGFIDAFIAEAERVMWERRQCVEQMDHQVMSAELLSYLPSPTPSHSDGSRM
- a CDS encoding hypothetical protein (TriTrypDB/GeneDB-style sysID: LpmP.28.1260), with the translated sequence MLPERHGCGDACKNAARRQATADAAAQRRARRHLGNEDAKKRLDKKLGASEAARRKKTKSTHPPPTKKNELTCVETHEEAETASLGLESDDSQQRRKRETRDVRYRRLPL